TGAAGTTACACACCgtcggcgcatgcacacTTCCAACTTTTccgtgcatgcgcgtgcgcgtgcagcTCGAGCAGCCAGAGGATAAAAAGGTCAGAATGAGGCGCCGTTGTCGTCCACAAGACTGAagagcagcgagcgcgatGCGAGGCAAGATTCCAAACGCCACTCGGCAGTGTATATCCTAGGTGGGACGCTTACGTGCAAATCGAGAACGCGTACGCGACCCGCGTACGATGCTTCTTTTGCCCCGCTAGTTTTATTGTCAAATTCCCCTGCATCTGTCCTATTCCTTCGCCACTGATTTTTTTTCAGAGAACACCGAGAGGTCGGGGAGAGCTCCGCCGGTCTGTCTGCGTGTTTCCTTCTAGACACTTCCATCTGAAGTGAATCCCCAACCgggcctcgcccgctgcatgcagccgaTTTTCCTCACTTCGCTAGCCTGCTTCAGTACTGCGACCCGTTCTGCTCTCTAGACGGCCTGAGTGCACGCCCTCTCTGAGCCAGTTGCTTTCGTTGGCCTTCTCGCGGTGATCTGCACTCGCGACTCGAGTCTGTCGTTCagtcttcggcgccgccgaaacgttttgtctgcctcgctcgccagcTTGTCGACTGCGCCGGTTCTCCGCTTCCCGCCCTCGTTTCTATAGAGACTCCGCGGCATACTATGGCGTCGCCTACGTCATCACCTCCCCGTTTGATtgccctcgcggcgacgaaaCAATGGCCTATGGTCGTGATGCGGCTCGACGAGCTCGTGAGCAGCGTGTGCATCCCCAACGTGCCCTCGACAGGTTCCACagaggaagcgccggcgccgcgccggctgctcgcggctgcggagcgacAGGAGTTGGAGGAGACGGACAAAGCAACGGGCAACACGCTGGCGCACttcgcggcggtcgccggcgccgtggaCGTGCTGGAGCGTCTCCTGAAGCTGACCCTGGAGTCCCCTCGCTCCCACGTCGCTGAGGCGAATGGCAACGCCGCCGAGAAACCCACTGGAGTTCTCAGGGCGAAGAACTGCTCAAACCGCACGCCACTCTCTCTCCTTGAATTCGAGATGACCCAGCTGAAAGCGAAACTCGAAGACTGCCTCGAAGAGGAGGCTTCCGACGCCGAGAAAGCCATGAAACTGCAACAGAAAATCGACGCCATGGAGAGCGCGAAGACGTGGCTCCTGAGCAACTGGTGAGCGCCTGCCTGTTTCATCTTGGCTTTGGAAGTTTCGCCGGCATCTCAGATGCACATCCTCCGCTCGCCGAGTGCGTTTAAGAGTTTTGTCTTTTTGGCCTGAGTGGACGATGagcagagacggcgacggccgagAGTGTCTGCGAAAACAATCGCTTCTCGACAGGACCTTATCTGCGTGGAAGACAATCCAAGGTGCCGCAGAAATCAACCATAGAACAAAGTAACGGTTTCGCTCGCGGGAGCATTGAACTGTCCTTTCTTCGCACACCCGTCTGGAACAGCTCCCCGTGCTTGGGGTTGTGTTTTTATCTGGTGTTTGGTCTCAGTAGCCctgtgcgtctgcctcaAGCCGGTGTTCTTTTATGTATCGCCGTGCCTGGCTGTTTCTAATTGCAAGCGTCTGTCTCCTGTTTGAGGTGCTGTGCTCAGCTACTCGGCTGCCGAGCGACTCTTTTATGGCGACGGCTCCTACGAGGACATGGTCAGGGAATTAGGTGCAGACCCAACGGGTGAGGAGAGGCGATCTCTCCGGTTTGCTGGtcaggcgtcgccttcgccttcctgaCGGAATTTCATTTTTTTGTTCTGTGCGCGTCCACGCCACGTCTACAGAAACACCCGGCGGGAGGAACGCATATAGagatgtgtgtgtatgtggaTTTAtttgtatacatgtatgtagtcatatgtatatatataagtatatcAGGATGTGGGTCTGTTTGCTCTTGCGGCTTTCTCGTGTGAGCATACTCCGTGGTAGGCCCAGCTTGTTCCTTTTGGGGACACAGTGCCTCTATCTCTGCGTATGTGCTGCCTTACACtcagacatatatatatatatatatacatatatgggTATATCTGTGgatatgcatatatctaCTTATGCGCACACACGGACTTCCGTCCGTTTAActggagggaggggggggggggggggcaggagcGGGCGTCGCCCCTGACCTATGGTGTACTTGGGAGGCACGGGTGCGTGCGCAGTCAGGCCTCAACTTTATTTATTTTTCTCGAGCTTTTTGAAGTACGGTGAAGTCCTTTCAAAACTTTTTATATTTTAAAAAAGGGAGGCCGGCTTGCACTGCCCTGTTTGGTTTGCTGCTTTCTTCAAGTCTCGTGCTGGGTCGTGCGTGTCTTTCTGTTCAGGCCTCTTTGAGCGGCTGGAGTGCTACAATGACATGCCTTACCCCTTCCTTTGCGTCGAGGAAAACGATCGCCAAAAAATCGCGTGGATTGGTGAGGACGACAGGGCCGCTTTGCTAGGCGGGGCGTCGGAAACAGCGGCTCCCCACATTTGAATTCTGGATGCCTGATTTTGTTTCGTGTTTTGAGGGACACCAGTCTGAAGCGCAGACCGAGCTCTGTAGAATGTGTGAAAGGGAAGGCGTGTTGGCACCGCTGCCTGATCACCTGCAGAGACTTGCACTCCGCTGTGACGAGTTTTATCGGAATAGATTTGCGCATGCGTGCTCATCTGAGAAGGGCACGCCTTTGGTTTTTTTGAGAAGTCTCATGGCGCtgaaggctgcggcgaggcgtggCGAAGAGCATCATCACACGCCCGTCTACCACCGCACATGCGGCTCCGCGTGGATGGGGCTGATCGCTCCGAAGCGCATGCGTGAAAAAGGCCCTCGCTCTTCCGCCTACTATGCATCGAGCGgcattttcttcttcttgagGCTGAGTTACATTCGcactcgcgctcgcggctttcTTTCCGTTTGCAGCTTCTCAGAATCTGGTCTCGCCCCCCACGttggcgggcgcgggaggggTGTCTCCGCTCGAGCTGCGAGACGATCACGGCAACACGCTTCTCCATCTCGTTCACTTCGAAGTCGATCTGGGATCCGGCTTCTCCGACGATGAGtctgaggacgaagacgagcccCCTAGGAAGGGGCAAGACGTCaaaggccgcgccgcaggcgatgcGGACAGCGgcaagagagaagacgaaacaGCGGTGAGaccagcgacggcggcgttGCCTTCGTACCAATTGAtttatatggtagataggcagcaaactgtctccagaccAGAGTTCGAATTTCAGGTAATAGAGCCTCATATCAATATGTAGTTATTAGACGAAGTTCTGTTGTGCTAGCATGGGTTCGAGGACGCACCAAATATCCATGagtgtattccgtacagtCTGCAGAGACCGCCACACTCCGCCCTTGGCtttcgcaggcgaggagggaagcGGATCCCACGCAGCGTCAGACAGAGCTGCAACGACAGACAAACTGCCGCAGAGCGAGCCCGTTTTTTTCCCTCTgacgctcgcctgcgccgtgcGTTTTCAGGCGTCTTCCGGAGAAGCCACCGGCGAAGCCGACggcaagacgcagaagggCAAAGCGCTGCCGTTGATAAGCGAGACACTCTTGAAGGGTACGGAAGTGCGAAGAGGGTGGGGAGGGTGGGGGGGGCTGGTGCACAAGCAGACGCCGAATGCGGAGTGTTCGTGAAGCGGTTCGTGCAACCTACAGATGCAGGTGTCTAGTTTCCCGAGCGGTGattctgcgcgtctgcgcagaatCGAGGTGTGCCGCCGTGTGCATCAGAGTGAGCTTCTGGCGCCTCTTGGGGGGtgttcctctcgcgcctgcacGATTTCTTGTCTGCGCTgtgggggggcggggggtaAGAAGGGAGAGGGGACCAGGGCGGGGGATGCAGGGGGAACTCGATACGGTGTCTTTGACAAGCGCGTCGAGCTTCTTTAACGCGCCTCGGATTTCGTCTGGACGGCGATTTCAACGGGGCGTGAGGGCCCGTTCGTTTCCCCTGCCGCCGTCATCCCGATAGTTTCTTGATGAGCCCCTTCTCGCCAATCGCACTTTCCTTAGGCGTTGTGCGTTCTCTGCAGCTCTCACAGGCTCGGACAAGGAGACGCTCcagacgctgcagctgctccttAGCTACCCTGCGGTGAAAAACTTCGTAAGTCTTCTGGCTCTGACGAGTTCACGTTTTCTTTTGGTCGATCGCGTCTGCATTGCCCGCCGTGGGGTGGCTATATCCCGTTCGCGTCCCTGGCATCCGCTCTCTCGTCGAAAGTACCTATACAATATAGAccaaaggactccttaactcaaactgaggagtcaagtaggtgcacaccgtacaaggattaattacTCGCTGTGTGCGACGTCTCGTGGGCCCGCAAGCGAAATCCCCAGCATCTTTTTCGCGTGTGCTgagtctgtctctctgccgcaGGTCAACACGCCAAACAGAACCGGgcagacgcccgcgcacTTCATCGTCGAAGACGCGCCGACCGGTGGGTTTCAGGCGGACTCAGTGTCGGGTCTCAAAGGGTtggggcgggggagggaggggtgggagaagggggggggggctgtaGGATCACCACTGAAGCAGAACGCGTTCCTTTTTTTCTTACGTGGGATGGCTCCATCTGCGTGGCTGACGCGGCTCGGCGTGGTTTTGCATCGCGTGAAGGATCGAGCCTTGCGCCTTCCAGGaagtcgcgcggccgcccctgCGAGTAGCCCGGATCGACCGATACACGGCTTTAGCTCTTTGCATGTCGAAatctgtgtgtgtggctgCCCAAAGCACTCaagcgccctctgcagcgcatGTCGCTCGGCAAatcaggcggcggcgtcgccgtggTGTCGGCAAggccgcagctcctgcgcgcttccgcctctgcgctgggTCGGGGGGAGGAATGTCTCCTCAATGGGGCGGGAGAGGGGCCTACCGCGGTTGCAGCCACACGGCGAAACTCACACGATCCGTGTTTCAACGCAGCTACGCAAAGATCAATTTGCCCGCGAGTGCGAAAACGCGGAGAGTGACAAGCCACGGCGGGGTGGCTGCTCGGCGCTACAACAGAGGCCGCAGTGGTTGCTGTGTCTCTTCGGCTCGCGCGCTTGGCTAGGAGACGCCCTCATGTTCTCGCAGTACTCGTTCTCGCTGTGCTAACGTGTTTGCGTTTGCAGGTgacgccgcgcacgcggcttTGATTCTTCTTGTCAACGCCGGCGCGGATCTGAACGTCAAGGACGAAAGTGAgttcagcgccgcgaggaggaggtcTTTGCGtgctgaggaggcggcagagttTTGGCGTCTTTCTATCCACTCCTCGGCTGGCTATCCTTCCCTACATTGCACTTTTTCCTGTTCCTGGATTTTATGTTTTGCGGTGCGAActcttttctcgctcttccaCACTGCAATCTCCGTGTCtgacgcgtcgcctcgcatCTTTATCAGGTAGTCTGCGAGACTCTGCTTCTGAGAGCCACCATTGCCTGCGCACTCCATTCCCGCCTAGCCGCGGTTTTCGGTGTGCTTACGTTCGCGCCGTTGTGCGTTTCTTActcgcttctgctgcctgcAGGCGGGCGCACGCCGTTCATGgcgctctgcgaggcgcacgGCGACGGCCCGTGGGTCTCCTGGGCGCTGAAGCCCGCgcacgaaggcggcggcgtcgacgctTCTCTCAAAGACGACAAGGGTACGGAAGTCGACAGACGCGCTGAGCCGTCGCGATTCGTCTGTGCGTCGCCGGGGACGCATTCACGTAGCTGcccgcctgccgcttctCCCTGTCTAGCGGACCAGCCCCAATTCTACGCACCCGTAATAGGTTGCTGTCCAGAAAAATGAGCTCGTCTAGCAAG
This DNA window, taken from Besnoitia besnoiti strain Bb-Ger1 chromosome III, whole genome shotgun sequence, encodes the following:
- a CDS encoding hypothetical protein (encoded by transcript BESB_048440), with the protein product MASPTSSPPRLIALAATKQWPMVVMRLDELVSSVCIPNVPSTGSTEEAPAPRRLLAAAERQELEETDKATGNTLAHFAAVAGAVDVLERLLKLTLESPRSHVAEANGNAAEKPTGVLRAKNCSNRTPLSLLEFEMTQLKAKLEDCLEEEASDAEKAMKLQQKIDAMESAKTWLLSNCYSAAERLFYGDGSYEDMVRELGADPTGLFERLECYNDMPYPFLCVEENDRQKIAWIASQNLVSPPTLAGAGGVSPLELRDDHGNTLLHLVHFEVDLGSGFSDDESEDEDEPPRKGQDVKGRAAGDADSGKREDETAASSGEATGEADGKTQKGKALPLISETLLKALTGSDKETLQTLQLLLSYPAVKNFVNTPNRTGQTPAHFIVEDAPTGDAAHAALILLVNAGADLNVKDESGRTPFMALCEAHGDGPWVSWALKPAHEGGGVDASLKDDKGRTYREYIEMGEEADSWEEDEEEEDED